A genome region from Ralstonia solanacearum K60 includes the following:
- the fdxA gene encoding ferredoxin FdxA, with amino-acid sequence MTHVVTESCVRCKYTDCVDVCPVDCFREGPNFLTIDPDECIDCAVCVAECPVNAIYAEEDVPADQQKWIAINAELAQAGWPSITKTKSPLPEADQWKDVKDKEQYLER; translated from the coding sequence ACGTCGTTACCGAAAGCTGTGTCCGCTGCAAGTACACCGATTGCGTGGACGTCTGCCCCGTCGACTGCTTCCGCGAAGGCCCGAACTTCCTGACCATCGATCCGGACGAGTGCATTGACTGCGCGGTGTGCGTGGCCGAATGCCCGGTCAACGCCATCTACGCCGAAGAAGACGTGCCCGCCGACCAGCAGAAGTGGATCGCCATCAATGCCGAGCTCGCACAAGCCGGCTGGCCGTCCATCACCAAGACCAAATCCCCCCTGCCCGAGGCCGACCAATGGAAGGACGTCAAGGACAAGGAACAGTACCTGGAACGGTGA